In Silene latifolia isolate original U9 population chromosome X, ASM4854445v1, whole genome shotgun sequence, the following proteins share a genomic window:
- the LOC141619846 gene encoding uncharacterized protein LOC141619846 encodes MFERKGYICKHIIWILSGKGVRKIPEQYLLSRWIKNTKKTPLYDVHGQLMDDFDSSDVSKLQISNVWPEFYSTLSLLKSLPENQVTDLTDLLKAFRHKFKPDPETMIKQQELEMLLGVKCSDEVHILPPVKFKNKGSGKSLTSKKQQFIEKAQKPKRFCNNYNQIAHHDKCNCSNPAAKTSEH; translated from the coding sequence ATGTTTGAGAGGAAGGGATACATCTGCAAACACATTATCTGGATTTTATCAGGTAAAGGGGTGAGGAAGATACCTGAACAGTACCTTTTAAGTAGGTGGATAAAGAACACAAAAAAGACGCCTCTTTATGATGTGCATGGGCAGTTGATGGACGATTTTGATTCGTCAGATGTGAGTAAGCTGCAGATTTCAAATGTTTGGCCAGAGTTCTACTCAACGCTGTCTCTACTAAAATCTCTGCCTGAAAATCAAGTAACCGATCTTACTGATTTACTAAAGGCATTTAGACACAAATTCAAGCCCGACCCAGAAACAATGATAAAACAACAAGAGTTAGAGATGCTTCTTGGGGTTAAGTGTTCAGATGAGGTCCATATACTACCACCTGTCAAATTCAAAAACAAGGGTAGTGGCAAGAGTTTAACCTCTAAGAAACAACAGTTCATTGAAAAGGCACAAAAGCCGAAAAGGTTTTGCAATAATTATAATCAAATAGCACATCATGATAAGTGCAACTGCTCTAATCCAGCTGCTAAGACATCTGAGCACTAA
- the LOC141619845 gene encoding protein FAR1-RELATED SEQUENCE 5-like, which produces MSEFVPSPCFEDTFSASLIPTSISQCIELDDVHGGNHLYLIVTPGGSVDWIRNVATQFTPKIGQSFATLDECIQFYETYADTCGFEPRKSSTKRFRGNGDIKTKLIVCNREGYRDSQPKVLPYNGEAEKRRMKPYDPRKTKITRIGCKVKILFRFVIKEIDQVKVPLFVVDHFYVAHNYLLCPLKYKEFQNKSRHLNLHHKQTIIDIYKVNIDPTTTLRSYKEYVDGYQNAGAARRNYSLYGEVVTFNPTYSTNRYDIKFCPFTGEDHHIKSVTFAASLVGRESSKNFNWVFQKFLDYMGGKEPNFLFTDQCLAMTTVVPAVFKTAAHRYCMWHIMQKLPEKVGTTMTKETDFLSRMNSIVWDSDLEPFDFEVKWSAFINEFQLEDSGRLTYMFNNRQCWIPAYYRDIPFGCLLRTTQRSKTMNNFFKRFENPHGTLVKFWFGFHSAMDQQRYTHKSFDRNNDYSPPLTKTIFHLEIHASTVYTHELFYEFQKQCVASLHSCSTGDSSRDSTTRYLYVEDAILRTTYTVAFNPTTFDAK; this is translated from the exons ATGTCAG AATTTGTTCCATCACCCTGTTTTGAAGATACTTTTTCGGCTTCTCTTATACCTACTTCTATTTCACAATGCATAGAACTTGATGATGTGCATGGTGGAAATCACCTTTATTTGATTGTCACCCCTGGAGGTTCTGTGGACTGGATACGGAATGTTGCCACTCAATTTACACCTAAAATAGGACAAAGTTTTGCTACCTTAGATGAGtgtatccaattttatgaaactTATGCGGACACTTGCGGATTTGAACCAAGAAAGTCTTCAACTAAAAGGTTTCGTGGTAATGGTGATATAAAGACAAAACTCATTGTCTGTAATCGAGAAGGCTATAGGGATAGTCAGCCGAAAGTGTTACCCTATAATGGTGAAGCGGAGAAGAGAAGGATGAAACCATATGATCCAAGGAAGACCAAGATTACTAGGATTGGTTGTAAGGTCAAGATTTTATTTAGATTTGTCATCAAAGAAATTGACCAAGTTAAAGTCCCACTTTTTGTTGTTGATCACTTTTATGTTGCCCATAACTACCTTCTTTGTCCACTAAAGTATAAAGAATTTCAGAACAAATCCAGACACCTTAATTTACatcataaacaaacaatcattgACATTTACAAGGTGAATATCGACCCAACGACTACTTTGAGGTCTTataaggagtatgttgatggttATCAAAATGCAGGAGC AGCACGTCGAAACTACTCACTATATGGTGAGGTGGTGACCTTTAACCCAACCTATTCTACCAATAGGTATGACATAAAATTCTGCCCTTTTACCGGTGAAGATCATCACATAAAGTCGGTCACCTTTGCTGCTTCACTTGTGGGTAGGGAGAGCAGCAAGAATTTCAATTGGGTTTTCCAGAAATTCTTAGATTATATGGGTGGAAAGGAACCCAATTTCTTATTTACCGACCAATGCCTTGCAATGACAACTGTAGTGCCTGCTGTTTTTAAAACAGCTGCCCACCGttattgcatgtggcacatcatgcagaaattacctgaaaaggtagGCACGACGATGACCAAAGAGACGGACTTTTTAAGCCGTATGAATTCTATTGTTTGGGATTCTGACCTAGAGCCTTTTGACTTTGAAGTGAAGTGGTCTGCGTTTATCAATGAGTTTCAACTGGAAGATAGTGGACGATTGACATATATGTTTAACAACCGGCAGTGTTGGATTCCGGCTTATTATCGTGACATTCCCTTTGGTTGTCTTCTCAGAACAACCCAACGTTCTAAGACCATGAACAACTTCTTCAAGCGGTTCGAGAATCCTCATGGCACACTTGTGAAATTTTGGTTTGGCTTCCACAGCGCTATGGATCAGCAACGATACACCCATAAGTCATTTGATAGAAACAATGATTACTCTCCACCTCTAACCAAAACCATCTTTCATCTCGAGATTCATGCATCCACTGTCTACACACACGAACTCTTTTACGAATTCCAAAAGCAGTGTGTCGCTTCTTTGCATTCATGTAGCACTGGAGATTCTTCAAGGGATTCCACTACAAGGTATCTTTATGTTGAAGATGCAATATTGCGTACGACGTACACAGTAGCATTTAATCCCACAACTTTCGATGCAAAATGA